The DNA sequence GACAGCTGTTTGAACCTGAGACCTACAATCCCAGCCACTTGGCGAGGATGTTGCGCTGGATCTCGTTCGTGCCGGAGTAGATCTTGCCGCCGATCGAGTCGCGCAGGGCGCGTTCGACTTCATATTCGGTGGTGAAGCCGTTGCCGCCGAAGATCTGGACGGTGTCGAGCGCGGTCTGGACCAGCGCTTCGGCCACGAAGATCTTCGTCATGGACGCATCGATGGCCACGTCGCGGGCCTTGTCGAGCCGGCTCGCGCCTTTATACGTGATCAGGCGGGCGGCGTCGAGGCGGATCTTCATGTCGGCGATCTTGTGCGAAACGGCTTCGTACTTGCCGATCGGCTGACCGAAGGCCGTGCGTTCCTTTGCGTAGGCGACCGACTTGTCCAGCAGCCGCTGCATCGTGCCGCAGTGTTTGGCGCCGATGCAGACGCGCTCCCACTCCATCGACTGGGTGAAGATGTTCGTGCCGGCGCCCTCGCCGCCCACGAGCGCCGAATCGGGCACCCAGACGTTATCGAGCACCACCTCGCCGATCGGCGACGTGCGGAGCCCCATCTTCTCGAACTTCTGGCCGGGATTAAATCCCCCTTCCCCTTTTTCGACGAGGAAAACGGACGTCCCGCCGTAATATCCTTTTTCGATATCGGTCATCGCGTACACGATAGCCAGATCCGCGACCGGACCGTTCGTGCTCCAGATCTTCGTGCCGTTGATCCGGTAGCCGTTCCCGTCGCGGATGGCGCGCGTCTTCATCGCGTAGGCGTCCGACCCGGTGCCGGGCTCGGACATCGCGTTCACGGCGATCATGGTGCCGTTGCTGAGTTTCGGCAGGTATTTACGCTTCTGCTCCTCGCTCCCGTGCATCGTAACCGGGATGACGCAGGCCAGCAGGTGTGCGCAGATCGAAAACGAAAGCCCGCTGTCCGCCGAACCGTAGCCGAGCGCCTCGAGCGCCACGGCCGTCGACACCGGATCGAGCCCGAGGCCGCCGTATTCTTCCGGCACAGGCAATCCCTGAAGGCCCATTTCGCCGCATTTCAACCACAATTCGTGCGGAAATTCCTGGTTGCGGTCGCGCTCGATGACGCCTTCGCTCAATTCTCTCCGGGCAAACGAGACAATTTCATCCCGGAGTATCTTCTGGTCTTCCGTCAGAGAAAAATCCATATATAAAACGCTGATACCGTTGTGAGTCTATCGAATCCGTGCGGGTGGATATGCGGGGAAGCCTGGAACCGTGTGCAATCCTACCCTCTGTCCTTTCAGGATTCGGCCACTACGGAGAACGGCTGTGGCCGGGATCAAATACTCCCGGCAGTATCGGCGATGGAGCGGCGAACGTTTAGCGCGGGCGTCACACGGCGTCAACTCAGCGAACCCGCACCGTCGCGCGGGTTTCGGCGTTCGAGCCGGCCTGGATGCGCACGATATACAGCCCGCTGGCCGCCGGCGTGCCCGACGTGGTGCGCCCGTCCCAGATGACGCTGTGCCGGCCGGCGGGGCGCTCCTCGCCCGCCAGCAACACCGCCACGCGGGCGCCGAGGGCGTTGTAGACTTCGAGCGTCACGCGTTCCGACGCGGGCAGATCGAACGGGATCGTCGTCGCGGCCTGGAACGGGTTGGGGAAGTTCTGCCCGAGCTGGAAGGTCGTGGGCAGATCGACGGGCTGCTGCGTGGCGAGGAACGCCGGCGTGCCGACCGCGATCCGGAGCCGGCGGGGCGCATCGGGGCTCGCCGAGGCCAGCGTATAACCCGGCTCCGACCGGAGATCGATCGTCTGCCCGAGCGTCTCGTCGATCAGTCGGATCCCGAATTCCGCCGGCACCGCATCCAGCCCCTCAAAGGCCAGGTCTACCGGCTGGTGCGTCGTCCCGTACGCCTCGATCGACCACACCAGCCCCTCCTCCGCCGGCGGACGCGCGTCCACCCGGTAGCGGCCAGGCAGGCCGGGCCGGGCCGGCTGGACCACATCGACCCCGACATACGCGCCCAGGCGAGGCGGCGTCGGACGGTCATGCGCATCCCATTCGGGCGTAGCACCTTCCCGTACCTGCAGCTCGGTGCTCGCATCGTTCACCGCCCCGCTGGACGCCACGATGCGGATGCCCCAGGCCGTCGAATCCTCCTGCGCCGCCTGGACGGACGCGGAGCCGATGTGCGGATCAAACAGCAGCACGTCGGCCTGGTCGACATACAGCGCGTACCCCTGGTACGGCCGGAGGGAGTCGGCCACGGGCCGCGTATAATCGCGGACGTCGCGGATGGGCCGGCCCGACGCGAGCGCGAGGTTGCCCACCGGCAGGGAAAACGCGAACGGATTGCCGATGAGGCTCCAGCCCGCCGGCACCTCCAGGGCGAACGGTTCGTGGATCGCCTCGGTGAGGCCGGCGCCCATGTCAAACTCCGGCGCGCCCGTGAACGATATCAGCCAGTAGCCGCGACCGGGTTCGAGCGCCTCGATGGCCCGGAACTCCGTCAGCGTCGAGTCCGCGCCCGGGGCCTGATGCGCCTCGAAAAAGCGCCATTTTTTCGGGTCATAGGCGTCAAAATCGTCGACCAGGTGGGCCGCCGGCGCGCGGTCGTCCAGTTCGAGGGGGAATGAGATGATCCGGTACGTCAGCCCGGGCAGTGCCTGACGGGACCGCAAGCCGTCGACGCGGACGCGCAGCGACTGCGTCAGCACGTCGCTCGGCGGCACAAAGTCGCTCCGCGTCGTGCGGCCGGTGGCGCTGATGAAATATTCGATGCCGCGTTCGGTGACCTCGCCGGCGGGGATCTGGTACGCGTAGGCGGACGGCTCGCCCGAGGGCTGCATGGCGACGCTCCGGTAGGCCGTCTCGCCGCCATTGCGATAATAGAGATCGACCGTGTCGATGCTGAACCGGCCATCGACCGGCCGGCTGGCCTCGTCGACCACCACGGCGTCGATCGTATAGGGCGAACGCGCCTGCGCGACGGCCGGCTCGGAGGCTACGTACAGCGGCGCGAGGAGCGTCGTCACGGTCACCTCGAGCGTATCCACGGCGCTACCGCTGAAAGCATCGGCCGCCTGGACGGCGATGCGCGCGATACCCGGCCGTTGCGGAAATACGTTCAGGGTGTCGCCGGCCAGCGCCACGGAGGCGGCGGCATAGGACAGGCTGTCGGATGCAAACGCGAGCGGGTCGCCGTCCGGGTCGATAAAGATGTCATCGAGCGCGATCCGCAGCGGCGGGTCGCCCAGCACGAGCGTCATCGGCTCGAAGCCCGTCGTGCGGATGCGGGGCCGGGCGTTCACCGCATAGGTGCGCTGCTCGCTCTCGGCCAGGATGTCGCCGGCGCCGTCGGCGGCGGTGAGGAAAAAGGTGACGACGTCGAGTTCCGCCTGAGGGGGCAGCACGGCGACGTAGGTGGAGCGATCCGCCGCCGCGGCGACCGCATCGCCGGCCTGCCCGAGGGCGGCGAGCTGCGCGGCCGTCGCCGGCACCATCGGGAGCGGGGGCTGGAGCGCCTCGTTCAGCCGCCAGTTGAGCAGCACGGTTTCCATGAGGGCGAGGTCCGCCGGGTCGGCATTGAACGTGCCCGATACGAGCACGCTGCTGCGCACGTTGGGCACGGCCGGCGAGAACGACGGCGTCACGGGAATGCCTGGCTGGCCGCCGGCGATGTTGGAGGAAGCCACCTCCTGGCCGCCGCGCTCGGCCGCGATTCGGTAAAAATAGACGCGGCCGTTTTCGAGCGGCTCGTCGACGAACGTCGTATCCGACCAGCCCTCCGCGAGATCGACCCAGTCGGCGCCGTCGGCCCGGTCGGTGCGGAGTACCCGGTACGAATCGAACAGGCCCTGCGGCGGCTCCCAGGTGAGGATCAGGCGCCGGCTTCGTGGCGACAGCGACAGCCGGAAGTCGTCCAGATTGAGCACCCGGTACAGCCGATCGCCGCTGCGCACCGTGTTGCCGAGCAGGTCGCCGGCCGAAACGGCGAACCGGATGGTATCGCCCGGAGCGGCCGGCGGAATGAGGGCCGCGAAGGTCGAGTCGGTCAGCGGCTGCATCACCACGGTGCTGTCGCTCTCGCCGCCGACCGCGCGCCAGAGCAGCCGCACGGACGCCGCGTCGAGGTTCGCATCCTGATCGACGATGGTCGCGATGACCTCCACGGACTCCGTCGAACGGGGCGGGTCGGGCGCGGCGACGAGGTCGACAATCACCGGCGCGACGATGCGCGGCGTGGCGCTGGCCCGGTCGGACGGCCCGCTGGCGCCGAGGGCGTTGACGGCTTCGACCCAGTACGTGTAGGTGGTGTCGTTCACGACCGACGTATCGCGGTAGGCCGTCGATACGATCCCGGGCAGGACGAGGGTATCCGACGCTGACGAGCGGGTGCGGAAGAGCGTGTAGGACGCCGCCCACTGCGCCGGCTGCCACGTCAGATCGACTCGCCGGTCGCGTGCTATGGCTGTCAGACCGGTCGGCACATCCGGCACCGCCGGGATGGCGGCGCCGATCTGGTTCGAGAAGGCGCCGTTGCGATCCGCGACGCGGTAGTAGTAGGTCTGGTTGCGGATGACCGTGGTATCGCGATACACGAGACCGGCCAGGCCGGTCACGAGGATGTCCGCCGGTGTGAGCGCGCTGTCGGCGCGCGCGTCGAGTGTGCGGTACAGGGTGAACGGCGCGCCGCCGTTATCCGTCCACGAAAGGAGCACGGACGGGGCGATGGCGTCGACGCGGGCCAGCAGGGCGATGGCGCCCGGCTCCAGCACCGTCACGAGGAACGACGTCGACACGGCCGGATGCAACCCGTCCGTCGCGGCGAGCGTAACGCGCGCCGTGTCTGCGCGGAGCGGGGCGACGCGCACGGTCCGGGCCAGCGAATCGAGGGTCACCTCCACGGCATCCGAGCTGGCCGCGACACTGAAGTCGAGCGGATCGCCTTCGGGGTCGGCAAACAGGGTATCCAGCCCGATGACGTAGGGCGGCGCGTCGACGAAGAGGGTGGTATCGGGGACGAGGCCGATCACGGCCGGCGGCAAATTCCGGAACGGCGTCGCCTCCGCCGGCTCCGACGGGGCGCTTTCGCCAACACGATTCGATGCAGTGACCCAGTAGCGGTAGGTCGTGCCATTTTCAACCGCCGTATCGACGTACGCCGTATCCGCCAGGCCGGTCACGCGGAGGGTATCCAGCGCCGGCGACGTGCGGTACAGGCTGTAGGTGTCGGCCCCGGGGGCGGTCCGCCAGAGGAGGTCGACCACGCTGTCGCCGGCCCGCGCGGTCAGGCCGGTCGGCGCGGGAGGAACATCCGGCACCGCCACGCCCGCTTCGTTCGAGAACGCCCCGGTGGCCGATCGGACGCGGTAGAAATAGGCGGCGCCGCGCGTCAGGTCCGCATCGACGTACACCGTGTCGGACAAATTGGCCTGCAGGATATCGTCCGCTGTCAGCGCCGTGCTGTCGGCAGGGGCTCCCGTGCGATAGAGCGTGTACGGTCCGGCGCCCGCCGGCGACCAGGTCAGCGTGATCTCGGCGGCGAGCGTGTCGAGACGGGCGCTCAGCAAGACCTCGGGCGGCGCGCCGACGCGGTAGCCGAGCGTATCGCCGGCCGCCGCATGGCCCTTCGCATCGACGGCGCGCACCGTGAACGCGACGGTATCGCCGGCGGCCTGCGGAGGAATCGTACCCACGAACGGCGCTCCGGCCCTCATCGTGACGGGATCCTGTGGCACGTCGTTCAGCCACCAGACGACCTGCACCGAGTCGGCCACGAGATTCCCGTCCGGATCCGAAACGACCGCCTCGACCCGCACGGCATCGAGGGCCGACGGCGCGAGCGGCGCGAACGTCAGGCCCGCAACCACAGGCGGAACGGCTTGCGGCGTCACGATCGCCGGCGCGGAGCGCGGACTCTCCTGCTCGCCCGACACGGCGCTCACCTCGTAGGTGTAGGCGACGCCGTTGACCAGGCCGGCATCCACAAAAACCGTATCCGGTGTCTCGCCCACCAGCACGTTCTCCCGGTAGACACGATAGGCCTCGGCATCCGCAACCGGTCCCCATCCGATGCGCGCCTCGCCGTCGCCGGCAGCGGCGGCGGCAATGACCGGGGCCGGCAGGGGCGGCGTCGCGATCGTGGCGAGCAGCGCATTCGAGGGCGCGCTTTCGGTCGCGGCGTCGGTGGCCGTCACCGTGTAGCTGTACGTCCCGTCCGCCAGGCCGGCGTCGACATAGCCGAGCGCGCCGGTCGAGGCGATCAGCGCGCCGTCGCGGTACACGTTGTACCCCGTCGCGCCGGCGGAGGCCGTCCACGCCAGCGAGACATCGCGGCCGGCGACGTCGGCCGACAGCAGCGTCGGCGCGATCAGGCCGGAGCCTCCCGGGACGGCGCTCGCCTCGCCGGAAAACGCGCCCCGGATCGTCAGCGTCGAGGCGTCGACACGGACGCCGTCGGCGAGGGACAGCACGCGGTAGAAATAGGTCTCTCCGGCCGAGACGGCGGCATCCCGGTACGCGGGGGCCGTCGTCGTCGCGAGCAGATCGGCTTCGGCGGGCTCGCCCGGCAGCGTCGAGGCGGTCGTTCGGTAGATGGCGTAGGTATCCGCGCCGGCAGCCGCATCCCACGTCAGCTCGATGGCGCCGGCGGCCGGCGAGGCGGCCAATCCGTCCGGGGCGGCGGGGACGACGTTGAACGAACCGTCGTTCGTGACGGTATCGATGCGCCGGAGCACCCCGCCGATGAAGATGTGGTCGAGCAGTTCGAAGGCGACCTCCACCTGGGCGGCGTCATCGACCAGGCCCAGATCGAACGCCGGCCTGAACACATGCTCCTGCGGCGTCGATATCGCCTCATCCTTGGTGGTGGCGAGCAGGACCCGCTGGTCGGGCTGCGCGACGCCATTCACCCACCAGCGCATCGACACGCCGTCGTCTTCGCCGTCCTTGAAGTCGCTGTTGTTCGTGACGCGGAGCGCCAGCGTCAGGGCGGCGCCCGCTTCCGGGCCCACCGGATCGAGGTACAGCGAGTCGATCGTGGGGCATCCCGAGCCGTTGCCTCCGTTGCTCTGGACGCACACCGATTCCGTCCACCGCAGATCCGTCTGCGCCGCGACGGGCCGCGCGCCGACACCCAGCGCTGCCAGGACGAGCATGAGCCCGAAAAGCCTATGTACGAGCGTTTTTCGCATCGCGCGCGCCGGCATCAGTTCGTGGGCGAGGGAAAGGCCGGCGGGACGGGCAGCGACTGGTCCTCCGGCGGCTTGACGATCCAGGCGATGGCGCCTCCGATCAGCCCGGCGCCGACGGCGGCGCCGACGATGCGCCGGCGACGCAGGACCAGTTTATGCTCCGCCGCGCGGGCGGTGGCCTCCGCCAGTTCGGCGCGGGTGAGCGCCGCGGCAAGCCGTTCCGCCGCCACGGCGGCCGCTTCGTTCGCCTCTTCCCGCTCCGTCTCCGCGGAGGCGAGCAGCCGGCGGGCCCGGTCGGCGCGCGCCTCGGCCGAATCTGCCTCCGCCTCGGCCAACGACGCCCGCAGGGCGGCATCGGCGCGCAGCGAGTCGGCCCGGCGTGCCTCCTCTTTGGCAAGAAGCGCGATCGCGTCGAGCGAGTCGGCCTGCTGCTTGGCGGCGTCCGCCTGTATCCGGGCGAGACGGGCGAGGGAGTCGGCTTCGGCCGCCTGGAGGCTGACCTGTTCTACCCGCTGCTCGGCCGCGCTGGCCCGGGCGGCCTGGACCTCGGCCAGCGCAACGGCTTCATCGCGAGCCGCAAAGGCGACAGAGATCTCCTGCTTGGCATCCGAGGGTTTGAACAGCTCGAGGTAATAGCGGGAAAACTCGGCCTCGTCCGGTTCGTACAGCGGGTCCAGTTCCCGGATCTTTTCCGCATACTCGCGCGCCTTGTAGGTGCGCTCCTCCCCGATCCAGGCGAGGGCGAGCAGCTTATAGGCCTCGATCCGCTGCTTTTCGTCGGCGATGTTCTCGGGCGGGCAGGTCTCGAAGAGTCCGATCACCTCCCGGAACCGGCTGTTGTCATACTGCCGCTGGGCGCGCCAGAGGACCAGTTCGCAATCGCCGCGCCCCTGTGCGCGGGTCGGCGCCGCGTCCACGAAGGCGGCGAGCATGAGCAGGACGAGCAATGCGTATCGCATATGGGCTACTACGTTCATGGCACCGGGCAATCAAAAGCTTTCTGGTAGGGCACCTGCTGGCTGACATACGTAGCCCAGAAGCTGCGCAGGTCGGTGCCCGGAGACGTGGCGGCGATGGTATGGCAGAGGTCGGTCGCCATCTGGCCCGGATCGGTGCGCCATACCTGCACCGTGCGATCCTTGCCGCCGGAAACGAGACGCAGCCGGCCGCCGGGGGCTTCGCCGAAGGCCAGCGCATACACCCATTCCTGATGCCGGCGGAAGACATACGGCCGATCGACTTCCGCCTCGCGGTCGCCTTCCGCGAGCCGCCGCCACAGCGACCGCCTCGTGCTGCCTTCCAGATTCCACATCATGATGGTGTGCTCCACCCCGCCGTCGCCCGAGGCCAGCCAGTGGCCGTCCGGACTGAAGGCCAGGGCGTTGATCACCGCCGCCGTGCCCGGCATCACGCCCAGTTCGCGGGCGTTGCCGTCGATCAGCCAGAGGCGTACGGAGAAATCGTCGCCGCCGGCGGCGAGCAGGGGGTCTGCCGGGCTGAAGGCCAGCGCATTGATCGGTTCGAGACGGGCGTTCGCCGGCGCGAGTTCGCGCATCTGGGCCGTGCCGCCATCCTGCCAGTCGCGCCATATCCGCACCTTCCCGTCCTCGCTCCCGGCGCCCAGCACCGCCTTGCCCTCGACCTCGCCGAACGCCACGACGTTGACCCAGTTGGTGTCGATGATGCCGGCCCGCTGGATCTGGGGCAGCGGCAAGACGACGGGGCGGTCGCCGGGCGAGCGGAGATTCCAGACCAGCACCTCGGCGCGTCGGCCGGCGGAAGCCAGCCACTGGCCATCCGGGCTGTAGGCGATCGACCACACCTCGCCCGGGCTCTCGATGACGCGCTTCGAGGTCCCGGTGGCCAGATCCCAGATCCGGATCGTGCGGTCGCGGCTGCCGCTGGCGAGTTCGTCGGGATTGGAGGGGTTCAACGCGACGCCGCGGACCGGGCCGGTATGCAGGTCGAGCAGCCTCGGCCGGGTCGCCGAGGCGAACCGGTCCGCCGGCCAGACCCCCACGAGGTTCGTGTCGCTTCCCGCGACGATCCATCGGTCGTTGAACGCGATGCTCCGCACCTGGCCGGACATCGGGAGCGGGACCGGATCGGGCTCGAGGCCCTGGAAATCCAGCGTGGCGTCGTTGTAGATCTCGCGGAGCGCGTCGTGGACGTTGTCCTGCAGCGCCCCGCCGCTCTGCGTGCTCAGGAAATAGGCCGCCTGGGCGAGCGCGAGCGCCCGTTCCGACTCGTCGAGCTTATACAACCGCAGCGCGTTATAGGACGAGACGAGCGCCGAGGAGCGGAGCCGCTCGGTCGCCGTTTCCTGTTTCGATTCGCGGAGCAGCGCGAAGGTCGCGAGGATGCCGACGGCCAGGGCGCCGAGCACCGAAAAGACGACGAGGCGGTTGCGACGCCGGCGCGACGCCTCCTGCTTGCTCGACTGGAGAAATCCCTGCGCCTTCTCGACCTCCGGATCGTACCGGCTGGCCCATTCGGGCACGAAGCCCGTGCGCCGCTCGAGGTCCTCGCCGCGGGCGAGTTCGTTGCCGCTCCAGAGGTAGTCCCGCTTCTTTTCCGGCGCCGCATCCACCGACTCGTACCGCCGCGCGGCGCGCATCAGGTCGATGTACGTCTGTGCGTCGGCGCCCTCGGCCGTCATCCACTGCTTGATGCGGTCCCAGCCCAGCATCAGGCTTTCGTGCGAGACCTCCACCCGCGTATCGCCGCGCAGCGCCACGTCGGGAGGAGGCATCAGCAGCGAGTTCTCGGCGGCGCGGAAGGCTTCGACGATGCGCTCGACGTCGGCCCTCGACACCTGCTCGCCGGTATCGCCCGAAAGCACGTTGGCGATCCGCCAGAGGGTATCGAGCGGCGTCCGGTAGCGCACGCCGCGTCCGTCGTACGTGAAGCCGGTCAGGCCGCGGAAGACTTTTTCGCACAGCGCGCGGTGGCGGTCCGTCGGCAGCGACGCGTACACGGCCTCGGCGTGCCAGTCGATGGCGCGCTCCATGCCGCCGATCGCTTCGTAGTGGCGGAGCGCGATCGGTCCCTGGCCACCCTTCGCCATCCATTCATCCCACGTGCGGCTCAGCGCATGCTGGAGGATGGGCAGATGGGCCGGATCGGCCACGTCGCGCACGAGCTTTTGCAGCACGTCCCGCTCGAACGACGCGCCGGCGATCGCCGCCGGCCCCTTGATCGCCTCCT is a window from the Rhodothermales bacterium genome containing:
- a CDS encoding acyl-CoA dehydrogenase family protein — protein: MDFSLTEDQKILRDEIVSFARRELSEGVIERDRNQEFPHELWLKCGEMGLQGLPVPEEYGGLGLDPVSTAVALEALGYGSADSGLSFSICAHLLACVIPVTMHGSEEQKRKYLPKLSNGTMIAVNAMSEPGTGSDAYAMKTRAIRDGNGYRINGTKIWSTNGPVADLAIVYAMTDIEKGYYGGTSVFLVEKGEGGFNPGQKFEKMGLRTSPIGEVVLDNVWVPDSALVGGEGAGTNIFTQSMEWERVCIGAKHCGTMQRLLDKSVAYAKERTAFGQPIGKYEAVSHKIADMKIRLDAARLITYKGASRLDKARDVAIDASMTKIFVAEALVQTALDTVQIFGGNGFTTEYEVERALRDSIGGKIYSGTNEIQRNILAKWLGL
- a CDS encoding FlgD immunoglobulin-like domain containing protein yields the protein MLVLAALGVGARPVAAQTDLRWTESVCVQSNGGNGSGCPTIDSLYLDPVGPEAGAALTLALRVTNNSDFKDGEDDGVSMRWWVNGVAQPDQRVLLATTKDEAISTPQEHVFRPAFDLGLVDDAAQVEVAFELLDHIFIGGVLRRIDTVTNDGSFNVVPAAPDGLAASPAAGAIELTWDAAAGADTYAIYRTTASTLPGEPAEADLLATTTAPAYRDAAVSAGETYFYRVLSLADGVRVDASTLTIRGAFSGEASAVPGGSGLIAPTLLSADVAGRDVSLAWTASAGATGYNVYRDGALIASTGALGYVDAGLADGTYSYTVTATDAATESAPSNALLATIATPPLPAPVIAAAAAGDGEARIGWGPVADAEAYRVYRENVLVGETPDTVFVDAGLVNGVAYTYEVSAVSGEQESPRSAPAIVTPQAVPPVVAGLTFAPLAPSALDAVRVEAVVSDPDGNLVADSVQVVWWLNDVPQDPVTMRAGAPFVGTIPPQAAGDTVAFTVRAVDAKGHAAAGDTLGYRVGAPPEVLLSARLDTLAAEITLTWSPAGAGPYTLYRTGAPADSTALTADDILQANLSDTVYVDADLTRGAAYFYRVRSATGAFSNEAGVAVPDVPPAPTGLTARAGDSVVDLLWRTAPGADTYSLYRTSPALDTLRVTGLADTAYVDTAVENGTTYRYWVTASNRVGESAPSEPAEATPFRNLPPAVIGLVPDTTLFVDAPPYVIGLDTLFADPEGDPLDFSVAASSDAVEVTLDSLARTVRVAPLRADTARVTLAATDGLHPAVSTSFLVTVLEPGAIALLARVDAIAPSVLLSWTDNGGAPFTLYRTLDARADSALTPADILVTGLAGLVYRDTTVIRNQTYYYRVADRNGAFSNQIGAAIPAVPDVPTGLTAIARDRRVDLTWQPAQWAASYTLFRTRSSASDTLVLPGIVSTAYRDTSVVNDTTYTYWVEAVNALGASGPSDRASATPRIVAPVIVDLVAAPDPPRSTESVEVIATIVDQDANLDAASVRLLWRAVGGESDSTVVMQPLTDSTFAALIPPAAPGDTIRFAVSAGDLLGNTVRSGDRLYRVLNLDDFRLSLSPRSRRLILTWEPPQGLFDSYRVLRTDRADGADWVDLAEGWSDTTFVDEPLENGRVYFYRIAAERGGQEVASSNIAGGQPGIPVTPSFSPAVPNVRSSVLVSGTFNADPADLALMETVLLNWRLNEALQPPLPMVPATAAQLAALGQAGDAVAAAADRSTYVAVLPPQAELDVVTFFLTAADGAGDILAESEQRTYAVNARPRIRTTGFEPMTLVLGDPPLRIALDDIFIDPDGDPLAFASDSLSYAAASVALAGDTLNVFPQRPGIARIAVQAADAFSGSAVDTLEVTVTTLLAPLYVASEPAVAQARSPYTIDAVVVDEASRPVDGRFSIDTVDLYYRNGGETAYRSVAMQPSGEPSAYAYQIPAGEVTERGIEYFISATGRTTRSDFVPPSDVLTQSLRVRVDGLRSRQALPGLTYRIISFPLELDDRAPAAHLVDDFDAYDPKKWRFFEAHQAPGADSTLTEFRAIEALEPGRGYWLISFTGAPEFDMGAGLTEAIHEPFALEVPAGWSLIGNPFAFSLPVGNLALASGRPIRDVRDYTRPVADSLRPYQGYALYVDQADVLLFDPHIGSASVQAAQEDSTAWGIRIVASSGAVNDASTELQVREGATPEWDAHDRPTPPRLGAYVGVDVVQPARPGLPGRYRVDARPPAEEGLVWSIEAYGTTHQPVDLAFEGLDAVPAEFGIRLIDETLGQTIDLRSEPGYTLASASPDAPRRLRIAVGTPAFLATQQPVDLPTTFQLGQNFPNPFQAATTIPFDLPASERVTLEVYNALGARVAVLLAGEERPAGRHSVIWDGRTTSGTPAASGLYIVRIQAGSNAETRATVRVR